The following proteins come from a genomic window of Nitrospirota bacterium:
- the cobU gene encoding bifunctional adenosylcobinamide kinase/adenosylcobinamide-phosphate guanylyltransferase encodes MGKVVLVLGGARSGKSAFALREASAASGARKAYVATARPEDEEMRERIERHRRERGEDWWTVEEPVALPSALVALAEEGFGTIVLDCLTLWLSNLLARGEDVRVRTEELLSALEQARSGASLFIVSNEVGTGIVPEGALARRFRDDAGWLNQQVAARADEAYLVVAGLTVKLKE; translated from the coding sequence ATGGGAAAAGTAGTCCTTGTCCTGGGCGGGGCCAGAAGCGGAAAGAGCGCCTTTGCCCTGCGGGAGGCATCGGCCGCCTCCGGTGCAAGGAAGGCCTATGTGGCCACGGCCCGGCCCGAAGACGAGGAGATGAGGGAGCGCATCGAGCGGCACCGGAGAGAGCGGGGAGAGGACTGGTGGACGGTGGAGGAGCCCGTTGCCCTGCCCTCTGCCCTCGTCGCTCTCGCGGAGGAAGGCTTTGGGACGATTGTCCTTGACTGCCTCACCCTGTGGCTTTCGAACCTCCTGGCCCGGGGCGAGGACGTGCGGGTGAGGACGGAGGAGCTTCTCTCGGCACTGGAGCAGGCGCGCTCGGGGGCCTCCCTCTTTATCGTATCCAACGAGGTGGGCACGGGAATCGTGCCGGAGGGTGCGCTGGCCCGCCGGTTCAGGGATGACGCGGGGTGGCTGAACCAGCAGGTCGCCGCCCGGGCGGACGAGGCCTACCTTGTCGTGGCCGGGCTCACGGTGAAGCTCAAGGAATAA
- the cobT gene encoding nicotinate-nucleotide--dimethylbenzimidazole phosphoribosyltransferase: MLEETLRHITPLEEAQFALAQRRLDNLTKPRGSLGRLEEFAARLVAVAGREMPALSKKIVFVFAGDHGVTEEGVSAYPREVTRQMVLNFLRGGAGINALARHAGADVAVVDVGVDHDFSGTEGLIVRNVLRGTRNMARGPAMSRKEAVASVEVGISLASEYAGKGYGIMGTGEMGIGNTTPSAAIAALLAGRSVREVTGRGTGIDDDTLNGKVAVIERAIRVNDPDPSDALDVLAKVGGAEIGAIAGLCLGAAARRAPVVVDGFISTAGALIAQALCPAVTEYLFAAHRSAEAGHRAMLERLGLEPILELDMRLGEGTGAALAMLLIEGGLKAYREMATFGEADVSTAEEPSREAAGKEEGP; encoded by the coding sequence ATGCTCGAGGAGACGCTGCGGCACATCACGCCGCTTGAGGAGGCACAATTCGCTCTGGCCCAACGCAGGCTGGACAACCTGACCAAGCCCCGGGGCAGCCTGGGAAGGCTCGAGGAGTTCGCCGCCCGCCTGGTGGCCGTCGCCGGAAGGGAGATGCCCGCCCTGTCCAAGAAGATAGTCTTCGTTTTCGCCGGGGACCACGGGGTGACCGAGGAAGGGGTCTCGGCCTATCCCCGGGAGGTCACACGCCAGATGGTGCTCAATTTCCTCCGGGGCGGGGCGGGGATAAACGCCTTGGCCCGGCACGCCGGGGCCGACGTGGCCGTCGTGGACGTGGGCGTGGACCATGATTTCTCAGGCACCGAAGGCCTCATCGTGAGAAACGTCCTCCGGGGCACCAGGAACATGGCCCGGGGGCCGGCCATGAGCCGCAAGGAGGCGGTGGCCTCCGTCGAGGTGGGCATATCGCTGGCCTCGGAGTACGCGGGCAAGGGCTACGGCATCATGGGCACGGGGGAGATGGGCATCGGAAACACCACGCCCTCGGCTGCCATCGCCGCGCTTCTCGCGGGACGTTCCGTCCGAGAGGTGACCGGGCGGGGCACGGGCATAGACGACGACACCCTCAACGGCAAGGTGGCAGTCATAGAGCGGGCCATCAGGGTGAACGACCCCGACCCCTCGGACGCCCTGGACGTCCTGGCCAAGGTGGGCGGGGCGGAGATAGGGGCCATAGCGGGCCTTTGCCTCGGGGCAGCCGCCCGCCGCGCACCCGTGGTGGTGGACGGCTTCATCTCCACGGCGGGGGCCCTCATCGCCCAGGCCCTCTGCCCCGCGGTGACAGAGTACCTCTTTGCGGCGCACCGCTCCGCCGAGGCGGGCCATCGGGCCATGCTCGAGCGGCTGGGCTTGGAGCCCATCCTGGAGCTGGACATGCGCCTCGGGGAGGGGACGGGGGCCGCCCTGGCCATGCTCCTCATAGAGGGCGGGCTCAAGGCCTACAGGGAAATGGCGACCTTCGGGGAGGCGGACGTGAGCACGGCGGAGGAGCCCTCACGGGAGGCGGCCGGAAAGGAGGAGGGGCCCTGA
- a CDS encoding histidine phosphatase family protein yields the protein MVETLYLIRHGETEGMVPKRYKGTLDVPLSVRGVGQAQALARHMRARLARGKSLAAVYCSDLSRAVKTAEPLAGAFGLEPRILPSLRERNFGRWEGLTFDEIRDRFPGEFEAWMRDPLEHSPVGGESTRETRERALQGWREVQALHRGGAVAVVSHGGVNRVLLCEFLGVPLANIFRLEQDAGCLNVVRFYEGYPVLKLLNGNVTEGIGEASGVAGDGV from the coding sequence ATGGTCGAGACTCTATACCTCATAAGGCACGGGGAGACGGAGGGCATGGTCCCCAAAAGGTACAAAGGAACCCTGGACGTCCCCCTTTCGGTGAGAGGGGTTGGGCAGGCCCAGGCGCTTGCCCGGCACATGAGGGCGCGTCTTGCCCGGGGGAAAAGCCTGGCGGCGGTGTACTGTTCGGACCTCTCCCGGGCGGTAAAGACGGCCGAGCCCCTTGCCGGGGCCTTCGGCCTTGAGCCCCGCATCTTGCCTTCCCTCAGGGAGAGGAATTTCGGCCGGTGGGAGGGGTTGACCTTCGACGAGATACGGGACCGCTTTCCCGGGGAGTTCGAGGCCTGGATGCGGGACCCCCTGGAGCACAGCCCGGTGGGCGGGGAGAGCACCCGCGAGACCCGGGAAAGGGCGCTTCAGGGGTGGCGCGAAGTGCAGGCACTGCATCGGGGAGGTGCCGTGGCCGTGGTCTCCCACGGCGGGGTGAACCGGGTGCTCCTCTGCGAGTTCCTGGGCGTGCCCCTTGCGAACATCTTCCGCCTGGAGCAGGACGCGGGCTGCCTGAACGTCGTCCGGTTTTACGAGGGCTACCCGGTCCTGAAGCTCTTGAACGGAAACGTCACCGAGGGGATTGGCGAGGCCTCAGGGGTAGCCGGAGATGGTGTTTGA
- the cobS gene encoding adenosylcobinamide-GDP ribazoletransferase: protein MTVVPITVKGEVTEAHMARSVLAYPLVGLLQGAAAALGYALLERLFPPSVAVALAVLLLSAVSGGFHLDGLADTFDALASKGDRERKLAIMREGSVGAIGAAAVVFSLGIKYLALRSLADLGPAAFYGALVFMPMLSKWSMVAGMYHGAPARKDGLGRLYIESTGAGRFFSVTAMALAFMSLGALLAGRPPLFVLFNLPVLLALYLLAAFLRRFFRSRLGGLTGDTLGAQGEITESVFLLAVLGWSRLYTS from the coding sequence CTGACCGTGGTCCCCATCACCGTGAAAGGGGAGGTCACCGAGGCCCACATGGCCCGGAGCGTGCTGGCCTATCCCCTGGTGGGGCTTCTCCAGGGGGCGGCGGCAGCTTTGGGGTACGCCCTTCTGGAGCGTCTGTTTCCTCCCTCCGTGGCGGTGGCCCTCGCCGTTTTGCTCCTGTCGGCCGTCTCCGGCGGCTTTCACCTGGACGGGCTCGCGGACACCTTCGACGCCCTGGCCTCCAAGGGGGACCGGGAGAGGAAGCTCGCCATCATGCGGGAGGGCTCCGTGGGGGCCATAGGGGCCGCGGCGGTCGTCTTTTCCCTGGGTATCAAGTACCTGGCCCTGAGAAGCCTGGCCGACCTGGGGCCTGCGGCCTTCTACGGGGCCCTCGTCTTCATGCCCATGCTCTCCAAGTGGTCCATGGTGGCGGGCATGTACCACGGTGCCCCGGCCAGGAAGGACGGCTTGGGAAGGCTGTATATCGAATCCACGGGGGCGGGAAGGTTCTTCTCCGTAACCGCCATGGCCCTTGCATTCATGTCCCTTGGGGCTCTTCTTGCCGGAAGGCCGCCTCTTTTTGTTCTTTTCAACCTTCCGGTCCTCCTGGCCCTTTATCTCCTGGCGGCCTTTCTCCGCCGGTTTTTCCGAAGCCGCCTGGGCGGCCTTACCGGCGACACCCTGGGGGCCCAGGGCGAGATAACCGAAAGCGTTTTTCTCCTGGCGGTGCTTGGATGGTCGAGACTCTATACCTCATAA
- a CDS encoding cysteine-rich small domain-containing protein, which produces MVELEAAEGMTEKGCFFSHRSCEHFPCHGIEADRFNCLFCYCPLYGADCPGTPRYLQANGVSLKDCSRCAFPHRKENYYAVLEQLRAMSRRARAKKWEK; this is translated from the coding sequence ATGGTGGAGCTGGAGGCGGCTGAAGGCATGACGGAGAAGGGTTGCTTTTTCTCTCACCGGAGCTGTGAGCACTTTCCCTGCCACGGCATCGAGGCGGACCGCTTCAACTGTCTCTTCTGCTACTGTCCCCTCTACGGCGCCGACTGCCCGGGCACCCCGCGCTATCTCCAGGCGAACGGGGTTTCCCTCAAGGACTGCTCCCGGTGTGCGTTTCCCCACCGTAAGGAGAACTACTACGCCGTGCTGGAGCAACTCAGGGCCATGAGCCGGCGGGCGAGGGCGAAGAAATGGGAAAAGTAG
- a CDS encoding cobyric acid synthase, whose protein sequence is MAKALMVQGTCSGAGKSLLVAGLCRIFADRGVRVAPFKSQNMALNSFVTESGAEIGRAQALQAEAARLTPTADMNPILLKASGSKGCQVIVAGRVHDTMSARAYYAFRDEAWRAVTEAYERLCREHDLILIEGAGSPAEINLAREEIVNMRMARHARSPVLLVGDIDRGGVFASFMGTVALLDGDAGRIRGFVVNKFRGDGEILRPGLDLIREKTGIPVVGVVPHVTDVGLDEEDGLSFSGHIPRGDGESLRVVVVRLPYISNFTDFEPFRHEPDVELLFTRNRTDLLNADLLIVPGSKNTVKDLLWLRETGLAESIKRAAARRAMVVGICGGYQMLGRTIRDPLGVESEVGEARGVGLLDVETEIQPEKVTAQCEGHSNLFGSACAVRGYEIHMGKSTGEVGLFTLRRLSDGRSFPDGSQKGSAWGTYLHGIFDGDQFRAAMLDVLRREKGLPPREPVAFREVRERNMQRWARRLEESLDMDFIGGLL, encoded by the coding sequence ATGGCTAAGGCCCTCATGGTGCAGGGCACCTGCTCCGGCGCGGGAAAGAGCCTTCTGGTGGCGGGCCTCTGCCGCATCTTTGCCGACCGGGGGGTGCGGGTGGCTCCCTTCAAGTCGCAGAACATGGCCTTGAACTCCTTCGTCACCGAGAGCGGGGCCGAGATAGGCAGGGCCCAGGCCCTTCAGGCCGAGGCCGCCCGCCTCACGCCCACGGCGGACATGAACCCCATACTGCTGAAGGCCTCGGGCTCGAAAGGCTGCCAGGTCATCGTCGCGGGCAGGGTGCACGACACCATGAGCGCCCGGGCCTATTACGCCTTCAGGGACGAGGCCTGGCGGGCCGTCACGGAGGCCTACGAGCGCCTCTGCCGGGAGCACGACCTCATCCTCATCGAGGGCGCCGGCAGCCCCGCCGAGATAAACCTGGCCCGGGAGGAAATCGTCAACATGCGGATGGCCCGCCACGCCCGGAGCCCGGTGCTCCTGGTGGGGGACATCGACCGCGGAGGGGTCTTCGCCTCCTTCATGGGGACGGTGGCCCTCCTGGACGGGGACGCCGGGCGCATCAGGGGCTTCGTGGTCAACAAGTTCCGGGGCGACGGGGAGATACTCAGGCCGGGCCTGGACCTCATCCGCGAGAAGACCGGCATACCGGTGGTGGGCGTGGTGCCCCACGTAACGGACGTGGGGCTTGACGAGGAGGACGGGCTCTCCTTCTCGGGCCACATCCCCCGGGGGGACGGCGAGAGCCTCCGCGTGGTGGTGGTACGGCTTCCATATATCTCCAATTTCACCGATTTCGAGCCCTTCCGGCACGAGCCGGACGTGGAGCTTCTGTTTACGCGGAACCGGACGGACCTCCTGAACGCCGACCTCCTCATCGTCCCGGGCTCCAAGAACACGGTGAAGGACCTCCTCTGGCTGAGGGAGACCGGCCTGGCCGAAAGCATAAAGAGGGCCGCCGCGCGGAGAGCGATGGTGGTGGGCATCTGCGGCGGCTACCAGATGCTTGGCCGGACCATCAGGGACCCCCTGGGCGTGGAAAGCGAGGTCGGGGAGGCGCGGGGCGTGGGTCTCCTGGACGTGGAGACGGAAATCCAGCCCGAGAAGGTCACGGCCCAGTGCGAGGGGCACTCGAACCTCTTCGGCTCCGCCTGTGCGGTCCGGGGGTACGAGATTCACATGGGGAAGAGCACGGGAGAGGTGGGCCTCTTTACCCTCAGGCGTCTCTCCGACGGGCGGAGCTTTCCCGACGGCTCCCAAAAGGGCAGCGCCTGGGGGACCTATCTGCACGGCATCTTCGATGGCGACCAATTCAGGGCCGCCATGCTTGACGTGCTCAGGCGGGAAAAGGGGCTTCCTCCGCGGGAGCCCGTCGCTTTCCGGGAGGTCAGGG